The genomic interval CGATCCCGAGGACCCCTCGCGTCTGTGGGTCACCGGCGGGGGCTGGGGGAGGGGTGGGCTCAGCATCCGCCCGCTGACGATCACTTCAACCCGGCCATCTTGATGTTCGCGATGATCTGGCGCTGGAAGATCAGGAACAGGATGATGATCGGCGCGGCCGCGAGCGCGGAGCCCGCCATGAGCAGGCCGAGCTCGCTCGAGCGCTCCCCGCGGAAGTTCGCGAGGTACTGCTGGACCTGGAACAGGTCGGGGTTCGTGATGGTGAGGACCGGCCAGACGAAGCTGTTCCAGTAGGCCATGAACGAGCCGATGCCCACCACCACGAACGGCGCCTTGGACAGCGGCAGGAACACGCGGAAGTACACGCCCCAGCGCCCGCAGCCGTCCACGCGCGCCGCCTCCTCGAGGCTCGAGGGGATGTTCAGGTAGAACTGGCGCACGAAGAACACGTGTGCCGCGGAGGCCAGTCCCGGCAGGATCAGCACCGCGAGGGTGTCGAGCATGTACAGCTTCGTGACCACGATGAAGCTCGTGAGCAGGATCGTCATGCCGGGGATGAACATGGTCATCAGCACCAGCGGCCAGACGATCCGCTTGCCCACGAACTCCAGCCGCGCGAACGCGTAGGCGGCCATGGAGTTGATCATGATGGAGCCGGTCGTGAAGATGACCGCGCCGAGCCCCGTGATCGCCAGCGTGCGCACGAACGACGGATCGCTGAGGATCTGGACGTAGTTCTGCACCTCCCAGACGTCCGGGAAGAACTGGAAGGGCGTGCGCACCACCTCGGTGCGCAGCTTGAACCCGGAGATCACCATCCAGGCCAGCGGGAACAGGGCGAGACCCACGATGATCGCGCCCGCGACGAACTTCAGGGCGAGGATCGCGGCGCGGGCGGGGGTGAGCCTGCGGCGATGCCTGCTTCGCGTCGGGACCCGGGTCTCTGCGGCGGGCTCGATGGCGGGGATGGTCGGTGCGATCGCCATGTCAGTCCACCAGCTTCTCGGAGTTGACGATCCGGAAGATGATCGAGGAGATCGACCCGAGCACCACGAACAGCAGCAGCGCCGCCGCGATCGAGTAGCCGACGTACGTGTCCTGCCGGAAGTGGTTGAAGATGAAGAGGTTCGGCAGCTCGGTGGCGTGCTGGGGTCCGCCAGCCGTCATCACCAGCGGCAGCTCGTACTGCTGGATCGAGCCCACGAATCCCGTGACCAGCAGGAACAGCAGCACGTTCTTGATCTGCGGGAGCGTGATGTACCGGGTGCGCTGCCACCACGAGGCGCCCTCGAGCTCCGCCGCCTCGTAGAAGCTCTGCGGGACGTCGAGCAGGGCAGCGATCATGATCAGCGTCGAGATGCCCAGGCCCAGCCAGACGGCGGGCAGGGCGATCGCCCCGAGCGCCCAGCGCGGGTCGCCCAGCCAGGCCTGGTTGGGCAGGCCCACGATGTTGATGAGCGCGTTGAGGATGCCCCCGGAGTAGTCGTAGATCATCACGAAGGTGATCGAGGCGATCACGCCGGAG from Brachybacterium kimchii carries:
- a CDS encoding carbohydrate ABC transporter permease, translating into MAIAPTIPAIEPAAETRVPTRSRHRRRLTPARAAILALKFVAGAIIVGLALFPLAWMVISGFKLRTEVVRTPFQFFPDVWEVQNYVQILSDPSFVRTLAITGLGAVIFTTGSIMINSMAAYAFARLEFVGKRIVWPLVLMTMFIPGMTILLTSFIVVTKLYMLDTLAVLILPGLASAAHVFFVRQFYLNIPSSLEEAARVDGCGRWGVYFRVFLPLSKAPFVVVGIGSFMAYWNSFVWPVLTITNPDLFQVQQYLANFRGERSSELGLLMAGSALAAAPIIILFLIFQRQIIANIKMAGLK
- a CDS encoding carbohydrate ABC transporter permease; its protein translation is MAYIMLAPVLVLLSIFVLWPAVQAVYLSFFDWSFYTSSQFVAWKNYANVLGDDRFWQAILRGLEFVLMTVPVSLVLSFLIASLAVSVSQKVSTLLKISIYIPSVISGVIASITFVMIYDYSGGILNALINIVGLPNQAWLGDPRWALGAIALPAVWLGLGISTLIMIAALLDVPQSFYEAAELEGASWWQRTRYITLPQIKNVLLFLLVTGFVGSIQQYELPLVMTAGGPQHATELPNLFIFNHFRQDTYVGYSIAAALLLFVVLGSISSIIFRIVNSEKLVD